One window from the genome of Salvia splendens isolate huo1 chromosome 9, SspV2, whole genome shotgun sequence encodes:
- the LOC121748777 gene encoding U4/U6.U5 small nuclear ribonucleoprotein 27 kDa protein-like, with protein MSDRRDRDRDRNRDRDRDRKRIRDDRDLDRDRERDRDRDRSRRSHSRTPDRTRSRHTRSRTRSPDERDRHRQRHRHHRSRSRSPTSPARKRLKDDVVLKDKDDAVSKDKKQKENTSAGIDDVNKDLELMDEDEMEMMKKFGIPAGFDSTKGKPVAGNEVGAVRKVTKRQPRQYMNRRGGFNRPLPPERNR; from the coding sequence ATGAGCGACCGCCGCGACAGGGACAGAGATAGAAACAGAGACCGTGATCGTGACCGGAAAAGAATCCGCGACGACCGTGACCTCGATCGCGACAGAGAACGAGACCGAGACCGCGACCGTAGCAGACGCTCCCACTCTCGCACGCCCGACCGCACAAGATCCCGGCACACACGCTCCCGAACTCGTTCGCCCGACGAGAGGGACCGCCACCGCCAGCGACACCGCCACCACCGCTCTCGCTCTCGCTCCCCTACCTCCCCTGCTCGTAAGCGCCTCAAGGACGACGTTGTTCTCAAGGACAAGGACGACGCCGTTTCGAAGGATAAGAAGCAGAAGGAGAACACCTCTGCTGGAATTGATGATGTCAACAAGGATCTGGAATTGATGGATGAGGATGAGATGGAGATGATGAAGAAATTCGGCATTCCAGCGGGGTTCGATTCCACCAAGGGGAAGCCGGTGGCAGGAAACGAAGTCGGTGCGGTGAGGAAAGTCACGAAGCGGCAGCCACGCCAGTACATGAACCGACGCGGCGGATTCAATCGCCCTCTCCCTCCCGAGCGTAATCGTTGA